A genome region from Lytechinus pictus isolate F3 Inbred chromosome 16, Lp3.0, whole genome shotgun sequence includes the following:
- the LOC129279357 gene encoding uncharacterized protein LOC129279357 has product MTSCGKGFESRSSETSSSGDINSQADMREVIKVVLLRVANKTTSRYGVTLFLFCSSMWLLTQAFLALHNGCWISNPQILSKIKEKTAADCRMSKNGAGIHKEQVKVLPDPKLVPDAFHHLLSGQTGGGPVDVDRTVFNVIVERGVAAQARAPMSQAKSDTQSMQQKETVDVAEGQREIRSESKLVGDQVVAEPNANKNTIMHLGLTSENKTYSHQDKAPAPDRKFVQEHGQAMIRNNGTAMKQSSREPTAKPYIPLPSGSGVPVLNPVPYTLPANISKNVFKITKASWETMGCFNRVTIFAPGANALPKDSEWQELYKSFRKYLMGYYLLKCPESVCDIILRASTLPKTIAGSSAVLVGPGMKNMRKKTRLVMDEVKRLTPDNLLKVYLFSLDNSPMMNHYDPSLANFEYHYSMTYHSQSDVPIPYGRYRQGVGAETARNWAYGKKGLVAWVEDNCDRTFWPRIEYVRGLSKHISVDIYGKCGNRTCNSTHCEEELKGYKFYLALEEAACDEFLTLNFWQRALSSGAVPVVYGGKKYAYTKVAPPDSFIHIADFESPAELARYLLKLSSSDLEYNRYHHWRTLGSVQVSGPGFSLDSLCGMVPQLIHLSPPKRRVMSRGKFYRSCRKGIYVNGFAGSGDLSNWTPWR; this is encoded by the coding sequence GTCGTTCTCCTGAGGGTGGCTAACAAGACAACGTCTCGCTATGGCGTCACGCTCTTCCTCTTCTGTTCATCCATGTGGCTCCTAACACAGGCATTTCTGGCCCTTCACAACGGATGCTGGATCAGCAACCCACAGATTCTCAGCAAGATCAAGGAGAAGACAGCAGCAGACTGCCGGATGTCGAAAAATGGAGCGGGAATCCACAAAGAACAAGTCAAAGTTTTGCCAGACCCAAAGCTGGTGCCTGACGCCTTTCATCATCTGTTGTCGGGACAAACAGGTGGTGGCCCGGTTGATGTTGACAGGACAGTTTTTAATGTTATCGTGGAAAGGGGAGTCGCTGCCCAAGCTAGGGCACCGATGTCTCAGGCTAAGAGTGACACTCAAAGCATGCAGCAGAAAGAGACTGTGGACGTTGCAGAAGGTCAGAGGGAAATAAGGTCAGAGAGCAAACTTGTGGGTGACCAAGTTGTAGCAGAGCCAAACGCAAATAAGAATACAATAATGCATTTAGGTTTGACCAGTGAAAACAAGACATATTCTCATCAAGATAAGGCTCCTGCCCCAGACAGAAAGTTTGTTCAAGAACATGGCCAAGCAATGATAAGAAACAACGGGACGGCGATGAAACAGTCATCAAGGGAGCCTACAGCAAAGCCATACATTCCGCTACCATCGGGGTCCGGTGTACCGGTCCTAAACCCAGTCCCTTACACGCTCCCTGCAAACATTTCCAAGAATGTTTTCAAGATCACCAAAGCGTCTTGGGAGACCATGGGTTGCTTCAACCGTGTGACGATATTCGCCCCAGGCGCGAACGCCTTGCCCAAAGACAGCGAATGGCAGGAGTTATACAAATCCTTCAGGAAATATCTCATGGGATATTACCTCCTGAAGTGTCCCGAGAGTGTATGCGATATCATCCTGCGTGCCTCTACGTTGCCGAAGACAATCGCAGGAAGCAGCGCTGTGCTTGTAGGCCCAGGCATGAAAAACATGCGCAAAAAGACGCGGTTGGTTATGGACGAAGTGAAACGTCTTACTCCTGATAATCTCCTCAAGGTCTATCTATTCTCCCTTGATAACTCCCCGATGATGAACCATTATGACCCATCTCTGGCGAATTTCGAGTACCACTACAGTATGACCTATCACTCCCAATCGGATGTGCCAATACCTTATGGTCGGTACCGTCAAGGGGTTGGTGCAGAAACCGCAAGGAACTGGGCATACGGTAAGAAAGGTCTCGTTGCTTGGGTTGAAGACAACTGTGACAGGACTTTCTGGCCACGCATAGAGTACGTTCGTGGGCTCAGCAAACACATCTCTGTTGATATATATGGTAAATGTGGGAATAGGACGTGTAATTCGACACACTGCGAAGAAGAATTGAAAGGCTATAAATTTTACCTCGCTTTGGAGGAAGCAGCCTGCGACGAATTTTTGACGCTGAATTTCTGGCAACGCGCCCTGTCATCAGGGGCCGTACCCGTGGTTTACGGGGGAAAGAAATACGCCTACACTAAAGTTGCGCCTCCAGATTCGTTCATCCACATAGCCGACTTCGAATCTCCTGCAGAATTGGCAAGATATCTCCTCAAACTCAGCTCATCAGATCTTGAATACAACAGATACCACCACTGGCGGACACTGGGGTCTGTTCAAGTTTCTGGGCCAGGGTTCAGCCTAGATTCTTTATGCGGTATGGTGCCACAGTTGATTCACCTGTCACCGCCGAAGAGAAGAGTGATGTCAAGAGGAAAGTTTTACCGCAGTTGTCGAAAGGGTATCTACGTCAATGGTTTTGCAGGGTCGGGAGATCTTAGCAACTGGACACCCTGGAGGTAA